One window from the genome of Lacerta agilis isolate rLacAgi1 chromosome 16, rLacAgi1.pri, whole genome shotgun sequence encodes:
- the PRKCSH gene encoding glucosidase 2 subunit beta isoform X1, translating to MLLLTLFLFLLLGLASPVEVKRPRGVSLTSHHFYDESKPFTCLDGSATIAFDRVNDDYCDCKDGSDEPGTAACPSGRFHCSNAGYRPQYIPSSRVNDGICDCCDATDEYNSGIVCENTCKEMGRKEREALKQMAEVAREGFEIKQALMKEASKRKEEKQIKLTELQESKKSVEEQVETLRSLKEAAEKPEKEAKDIHQKAWEEQKAAERAVRDQAKAEAAFQELDDDGDGVISVAELQTHPELDADGDGILSESEAQTLLDNSLQADVARFQDTVWAAIKEKYRPESLVDVQPPPKGPSDEEPDTQPDAHVDQLPPDDDYDEEEDEDEEPEEDSIDEEVKVPSPKPSSDVKASEDELERMPPYDEATQALIEAAQKAREQFEEVEKSLKEMEESIRSLEKEISFDFGPHGEFSYLYGQCYELTTNEYIYRLCPFSRVSQKPKHGGSETSLGTWAPGAVQMITNLVS from the exons ATGCTGCTGCTTACCCTGTTCTTGTTCTTGCTTTTGGGCTTAGCATCTCCTGTGGAGGTGAAGCGCCCACGGGGTGTCTCCTTAACAA GCCATCACTTCTATGATGAATCGAAGCCATTTACTTGTCTAGATGGCTCAGCAACAATAGCCTTTGATAGAGTCAATGATGATTACTGTGACTGCAAAGATGGATCGGATgagccag GAACTGCTGCATGTCCTAGTGGCCGTTTCCACTGCTCCAATGCTGGCTACCGACCTCAGTACATCCCCTCCTCCCGTGTCAATGATGGAATTTGTG ACTGCTGTGATGCAACAGATGAGTACAACAGCGGCATCGTGTGTGAAAACACATGCAA AGAAATGGGCCGAAAGGAGCGGGAGGCACTAAAGCAGATGGCTGAAGTGGCCAGAGAAGGCTTCGAAATCAAGCAGGCCCTGATGAAGGAAGCAAgtaagaggaaggaagaaaaacag ATAAAGCTCACGGAGCTACAGGAGAGCAAGAAGTCTGTGGAGGAGCAAGTGGAGACTCTGAGGTCACTAAAAGAAGCTGCTGAGAAACCTGAAAAAGAAGCTAAGGATATCCATCAGAAAGCCTGGGAGG AACAGAAAGCGGCTGAAAGAGCAGTGAGGGATCAAGCCAAAGCAGAAGCAGCCTTTCAGGAGCTGGATGATGATGGAGATGGAGT GATATCTGTTGCTGAGCTCCAGACGCACCCTGAGCTAGATGCAGATGGTGATGGAATCCTTTCAGAATCGGAAGCCCAG ACTTTGCTGGACAATTCCCTGCAGGCTGATGTGGCCAGATTCCAGGACACTGTGTGGGCAGCAATCAAGGAGAAGTACAGACCAGAG AGCTTGGTTGATGTACAACCCCCACCAAAAGGCCCATCAGATGAAGAACCAGATACTCAGCCTGATGCCCACGTGGACCAGTTACCTCCTGATGACGATTATGacgaggaggaggatgaagatgAAGAGCCTGAGGAAGACAGCATTGATGAGGAGGTGAAG GTCCCTTCCCCCAAGCCATCGTCTGATGTCAAGGCGTCAGAAGATGAACTGGAGAGGATGCCCCCTTATGATGAAGCCACACAAGCTCTAATTGAAG CTGCCCAGAAGGCCCGAGAGCAGTTTGAAGAGGTAGAGAAGTCCCTGAAAGAAATGGAGGAGTCTATCAG gAGCCTGGAGAAAGAGATCTCCTTTGATTTTGGACCTCATGGTGAATTTTCTTACCTCTACGGCCAGTGCTATGAACTCACCACTAATGA ATATATTTATCGCCTCTGTCCGTTCAGCAGAGTGTCTCAGAAACCCAAACACGGCGGCTCGGAGACCAGCCTTGG CACGTGGGCTCCTGGAGCGGTCCAGATGATAACAAATTTGGTGTCATGA
- the PRKCSH gene encoding glucosidase 2 subunit beta isoform X2, with the protein MLLLTLFLFLLLGLASPVEVKRPRGVSLTSHHFYDESKPFTCLDGSATIAFDRVNDDYCDCKDGSDEPGTAACPSGRFHCSNAGYRPQYIPSSRVNDGICDCCDATDEYNSGIVCENTCKEMGRKEREALKQMAEVAREGFEIKQALMKEASKRKEEKQIKLTELQESKKSVEEQVETLRSLKEAAEKPEKEAKDIHQKAWEEQKAAERAVRDQAKAEAAFQELDDDGDGVISVAELQTHPELDADGDGILSESEAQTLLDNSLQADVARFQDTVWAAIKEKYRPESLVDVQPPPKGPSDEEPDTQPDAHVDQLPPDDDYDEEEDEDEEPEEDSIDEEVPSPKPSSDVKASEDELERMPPYDEATQALIEAAQKAREQFEEVEKSLKEMEESIRSLEKEISFDFGPHGEFSYLYGQCYELTTNEYIYRLCPFSRVSQKPKHGGSETSLGTWAPGAVQMITNLVS; encoded by the exons ATGCTGCTGCTTACCCTGTTCTTGTTCTTGCTTTTGGGCTTAGCATCTCCTGTGGAGGTGAAGCGCCCACGGGGTGTCTCCTTAACAA GCCATCACTTCTATGATGAATCGAAGCCATTTACTTGTCTAGATGGCTCAGCAACAATAGCCTTTGATAGAGTCAATGATGATTACTGTGACTGCAAAGATGGATCGGATgagccag GAACTGCTGCATGTCCTAGTGGCCGTTTCCACTGCTCCAATGCTGGCTACCGACCTCAGTACATCCCCTCCTCCCGTGTCAATGATGGAATTTGTG ACTGCTGTGATGCAACAGATGAGTACAACAGCGGCATCGTGTGTGAAAACACATGCAA AGAAATGGGCCGAAAGGAGCGGGAGGCACTAAAGCAGATGGCTGAAGTGGCCAGAGAAGGCTTCGAAATCAAGCAGGCCCTGATGAAGGAAGCAAgtaagaggaaggaagaaaaacag ATAAAGCTCACGGAGCTACAGGAGAGCAAGAAGTCTGTGGAGGAGCAAGTGGAGACTCTGAGGTCACTAAAAGAAGCTGCTGAGAAACCTGAAAAAGAAGCTAAGGATATCCATCAGAAAGCCTGGGAGG AACAGAAAGCGGCTGAAAGAGCAGTGAGGGATCAAGCCAAAGCAGAAGCAGCCTTTCAGGAGCTGGATGATGATGGAGATGGAGT GATATCTGTTGCTGAGCTCCAGACGCACCCTGAGCTAGATGCAGATGGTGATGGAATCCTTTCAGAATCGGAAGCCCAG ACTTTGCTGGACAATTCCCTGCAGGCTGATGTGGCCAGATTCCAGGACACTGTGTGGGCAGCAATCAAGGAGAAGTACAGACCAGAG AGCTTGGTTGATGTACAACCCCCACCAAAAGGCCCATCAGATGAAGAACCAGATACTCAGCCTGATGCCCACGTGGACCAGTTACCTCCTGATGACGATTATGacgaggaggaggatgaagatgAAGAGCCTGAGGAAGACAGCATTGATGAGGAG GTCCCTTCCCCCAAGCCATCGTCTGATGTCAAGGCGTCAGAAGATGAACTGGAGAGGATGCCCCCTTATGATGAAGCCACACAAGCTCTAATTGAAG CTGCCCAGAAGGCCCGAGAGCAGTTTGAAGAGGTAGAGAAGTCCCTGAAAGAAATGGAGGAGTCTATCAG gAGCCTGGAGAAAGAGATCTCCTTTGATTTTGGACCTCATGGTGAATTTTCTTACCTCTACGGCCAGTGCTATGAACTCACCACTAATGA ATATATTTATCGCCTCTGTCCGTTCAGCAGAGTGTCTCAGAAACCCAAACACGGCGGCTCGGAGACCAGCCTTGG CACGTGGGCTCCTGGAGCGGTCCAGATGATAACAAATTTGGTGTCATGA